Genomic segment of Methanolobus mangrovi:
CATTGATATGCGTGTCAATGGAGCTAAACTTCATGTCAAGAATGGAAGATTCTCTACCACTGAAGAACCTGAAGAATACGTATTCTCTCCAAAAAGAATGGACATTGATAGTGTTATTATCTATGGAAGAAAAGGAAATCTTACACTAGATGCTATCCGTTGGTTGATAAAACACAATGTTCAGATATCAATACTCAACTGGGATGGAAAGTTACTGACTACAATGCTCCCGCCTGAAAGCACTAATGTCAAGACAAAGTTTGCTCAATACCATGCTTTTGAGGATGACAAAGCAAGAGTCAAAATAGCAAAGAATTTTATAGATGCTAAATTCGATAAAACTCAAGTGGTACTTGATTATCTAAAACAACGCTATCCCGAAAGTGACTATGATTTCACAGAAGATTTCAATAAACTGAAGAAGACTAAAACCATTAAGGAAATAATGGGTGTCGAGGGTGGAGTAGCCTACAAATACTGGAACGAGTTCTCAAAAGCTATTCCTGAAAAATACGATTACGAATCAAGAATAGATTCAAGCCGTAGGCCCAACGGGGCAGGGGACATGGTAAACACTATGCTTAACTATGGCTACGCTTTGTTAGAGGCAGAGGCCCTTAGGGCCATCAACGCTGTGGGGCTAGATCCCCACGTGGGTTTTTTGCATGAAATGAATACTAGCAAGAATAGTCTTGCTTATGACTTACAA
This window contains:
- the cas1 gene encoding CRISPR-associated endonuclease Cas1 translates to MRFLLLNGHGIDMRVNGAKLHVKNGRFSTTEEPEEYVFSPKRMDIDSVIIYGRKGNLTLDAIRWLIKHNVQISILNWDGKLLTTMLPPESTNVKTKFAQYHAFEDDKARVKIAKNFIDAKFDKTQVVLDYLKQRYPESDYDFTEDFNKLKKTKTIKEIMGVEGGVAYKYWNEFSKAIPEKYDYESRIDSSRRPNGAGDMVNTMLNYGYALLEAEALRAINAVGLDPHVGFLHEMNTSKNSLAYDLQEPFRFLVDLAVLNLIERDCMEKKDFIRTESYSLRLRPTGAKKLTEEINLWFNKRVNYKGNMTMWSYVMFLKTRELAQYLVGKRQETDFVEPQYETKRQDTNDIRQKILSISYSDWKKLGFSKGTLHYMKKNAKADTPFTLNAHNKERLDKWEKLVANG